Part of the Lepus europaeus isolate LE1 chromosome Y, mLepTim1.pri, whole genome shotgun sequence genome, gaaacagaaaatgaaaatgttatgggggctggccctgtggcatagtatgggtgccatatgggtgtcggttccagttctggctgctccactttcaatctagctctctgctacggcttgcaaaagcagtagaagatggcccaagttcttgatcctctgtgcctgcatgggaaacccagaagctcctgactcctggcttcagattagcttaactctggccattgcagtcaattgggagtgaatcagtggatggaagacctgtttctctttgcctttctttctctctctgtgtaactctgattttcaagtaagtaaataaatcttttaaaaaattatataatccaGGAGCAGCAAGATgatggaataggcagggagcacattgatagttcagcaagacacacaggttaataaaagtggagatactgcagggtcaaggaagagtaggagaagaaacagcagaggaaactcttccggaactagtgattcacagtggacctgcgtggagagcgtgggagcccaagttcgggacaccagcggcagactcaacacaccagcgctggaacgcaaggtgagctgaacctcaatagcccgagacaccagcgggcaagtggaaagaggaggctagagggaacgagggttgaaactccatggggaaaaattcaccaggctaactagaagagagagaggaaaaaaataaaaaaaagtgaccgatacggacacgagtttctctctctccgctcacctctcaaaggcgagcaagacaaagagcaggcgccattttgatatacgtcataagcagggcgacctcaggtctgcaccggccctgagcctagcagaaaaacctgactctggagggaggggtgaaataacagatcaggatctaacttggcaatccagtgggagactgcaggagaattgtagcccacactgagggcagcagagattccctgtgtggtccttgggaaagagcttccaatctctggctcctgtgggtatatcattcacctgctaactacctccaattacgttcagctgtgcggaattacttcccttttgaataaaaaaaaaagagagagatttaccacgcctaacctgggagtgtcatctttcacacaccctcaaccctgaggaaccaaacacagctctcagtccacacttatctcaagcctctaaggctccactgaaagcagacagtccacttaatctagagccatagtgtaacaagaaaaaacaccacagtgaagacaccaaatatctccaacatgccatacaacaaacgcaaaaaccgaggtaacaagaacaaggaagacactatgacgcccccaaatgaaaaagacaccccaattcaagattatgaagatgatgagatagaagaaatgcaagaagtggatctcaaaaaattgataagaacattaagaagttctcaaaaacaaattcttgaactacagaaatccttaatggacaagatagaaaatctctctcgtgaaaatgaaatattaaggaggaatcaaaatgaaatgaaacaactagtagaacatgaaactatgatagtgacaaaaaaccacaatgaaatgaagaactcaatagatcaaatgaaaaacacattagagagccttaaaaacagaatgggcgaagtagaagagagaatatcacacttagaagacagagaacaggaaaggaaacaggcaaaccaaagaaacgaagaagaaattagaaatctaaaaaatattgtcgggaatgtacaggatactattaaaaaacccaacattcgggttctaggagttcctgaaggcatggagagggagaaaggattagaaggcctatttagtgagataatagcagaaaatttcccaggtttggagaaggacagaggcatcttagtacaggaagcttatagaacccctaataaacatgaccaaaagagatcctcaccatgacacattgtaatcaaactcaccacagtgaaacataaagaaaggattcgaaaaggtgcaagagagaaacgtcagattactctcagaggatctccaattagactcacagcagacttctcatcagaaaccctacaagctagaagggaatggcaagatatagcccaggtactaagagagaaaaactgccagcccagaatattatatcctgcaaagctctcatttgtgaatgaaggtgaaattaagatttttcatagcaaacagaaactgaaagaatttgttgccactcatcctgccctgcaaaagatgcttaaagatgtgttacacacagaaacacagaaacatagtcaccaatatgaaagaaggtaaaggaaggaaacctcacagcaaaagatcacaggaagctcaatttctctttgacatagaattaaactctgatgatctgttaaagcaatgtgttaaagtaatctaaaaacaaaaagcaattcaaatccattggcaatctacaaaaagagttaaagattttaaaagctattattaaaattgctgtattggtctattatgctatgttatatgtgtgtgcatattgtatgtccacataggaaattttattaaaagttttattgtaaatggcttatagatgagattgtccataaatttaagctgctaaactcaatcaaagatacattttaatttgtgtgacctgaatctgtgtatcatgttttaaacttgttggtagaaggaaattaaaacattttatatggttgtgcttaagtttactggttaaacaaactacaccatgttagatatttaagaggtgttttcaaatacatgattcttaaaatttatagaaggcattggaccttctggtaaatgtttttataagttgttatctaatggttgaaatggtttgctaagtattcatgtaatattgctattgtcagcaagtgatctaggacttgctccctcatttctctattctaagcccaacttgttctttcatttctctattctcttcaagataggaaactaattctattatgaaggaatctgtaggacacacaatttaatctttagaccttataaaagagatggctaacatttttctgtaatagtatagccaaaataagagcttatataataatttcatagctagattcacttcgccatcagcgaagtatacagtaaatagaaaaaccctccctttcagaccaaagggaaagaaagttttaaagtgagaatataattttcctcatgggcattgtctaccttagaaaaactactacagaacatgcctgtgactatagacttgtagttcaggccaccgaagattagagatgggacatgggcactcccttgacttgcatcctctggtctgctttaacacaaaccaggaggaaaactaagctgggcatcagaatcaatgggtggtaggcctattaatggctgatctgtacagtgatctgccctcaaggagacccaacaggccagtccactgcagtggctttcaatgtggtaagcctgggcttcagcagaagtcagcttgtgaagagccctggcagctctgccaatagttggatcactggaaatggacctgccctggagtcgaaggatgcccaggtcagagccacagatcttattgcctCTAAGCTGAgatgcccttcactcagcccagcttccaaagtgaccactgcagctgaggggacagccaagtagggtcagcaacattgcaggcagaactgtaaatttcttgttagagatgccacctgcctttacctggccagctctcctcccaggccagccaagtaatgaaagtcaacagagtgacttcccctaggaggttcacacctcccttagcatgtaccccatgtgaaaagatagataggtctgggcctcttaacttacaaggcctaaagcccaccagattattatcaagccccttctatcaggttctatttgcctctcaatcagaaaaattacttgtagcttagacagcacctttcttagctcctctaataatgactctgtcctttgttctagatcctgtctagtgcacttgggcctcattcctttgtaatcataacctctactctaccaccaatggctctactcccaacctgtgtgtactgatggtcctcttccccacttaatgctgtataattttttcaaacctggtaaatgccactcttaggatcattggttactaccctcaccctgtcttttatgaccttgtctaaatatgatcagagtcggcgaacttggaaggcttccatagccttggcaactcatgatgacagcctagggtggttactggcaccataaactagagtgtcaatttgttgggtcaacaacaggagccactgtgcacttgctcctcatgtgggatctctgtccttaatgtgctgtacattttgatttaatgctataactagtactcaaacagtacgtttcactttgtgtttctatgtgggtgcaaactgttgaaatctttatactaaattgatcttctgtatataaagagaattgaaaatgaatcttgatgtgaatggaaggggagagggagcgggagaggggagggttgtgggtgggagggaagttatgggagggggaagccattgtaatccataagctgtacactggaaatttacattcattaaataaaagttaaaaaattatataatccaAAGGAATAATTTCTTTACAAGTTTTTGCAGAGAAATAACTTCTTCAGTGTATTGGGGTATGAGAGTACAGGGGAATCACTTAGccatataatttcaaataaaatttaacattagTTTTATCATATTGGAGGCAAATTCTTATGTCATTGTGTGTGCTGtacacaataataaaatgaaccaCATTTGTTCCTCAACAAATTATGGCTTCTAGGTTATTACAGAATTCTCTGATGATATGTTTCCTATGTGGTACCACTGCAAAGAAGGTAATAGTGATTGGCTTTCAGGCTGGCAACTGTCCTCTGACCTTTTATATTTTGACAGAGGGAAGTTGAGTTGGTTGTCTGCATTTAGTGTCTAAAGCACATACATACAATGAAgtgaatgttctttatttttggaaGTATTCTGTAAGTATTATGTGGATAAATACCAACACGTCTGAGATCCTGAAAAATCCCAACTTACCTCTATCTCTATTTATCTAGACTTATTCTCTAGGGGAAAGTAAACAAGGAGTAGTAGAGTGAAGAGAGATGAAAACTTCAATGTCTGAGACTTGGAAAATTAACTACACATGaatgttttctttagaaaattcacTTGTATTGctcaaaacagtattttaaaaattaggttctGTTGCTGATAATAATTCCTTCTTGAAATCACTTTGTAGACCTTTCATTAAATTACCCagaataaaaaatacttataaattatCCTATTATTTTATAATGCACCATATTATGAACACCAAAATTCATACACAGAAACatgcatataaatacacatatatactatgaCATTTTGTATAAGCACAGGACACCAAATtaagtaacaatttttttaaacttttatttaatgaatagaaatttccaatgtacagcttatggattacaatggcttccccctcccataacttccctcccacccacaaccctcccctctcccactccctctccccttccattcacatcaagattcattttcaattctctttatatacagaagatcaatttagtatacattaagtaaagatttcaacagtttgcacccacatagaaacacaaagtgaaatgtactgtttgagtactagttatagcattaaatcaaaatgtacagcacattaaggacagagatcccacatgaggagcaagtgcacagtggctcctgttgttgacccaacaaattgacactctagtttatggcaccagtaaccatcctaggctgtcgtcatgagttgccaaggctatggaagccttccaagtttgccgactctgatcatatttagacaaggtcataaaagacagggtgagggtagtaaccaatgatcctaagagtggcatttaccaggtctgaacaactatgtggggaagaggaccatcagtacacacaggttgggagtagagccattggaagtagaggttatgattacaaaggaatgaggcccaagtgcactagacaggatctagaacaaaggacagagtcattattagaggagctaagaaaggtgctgtctaagctacaattaagttttctgattgagaggcaaatagaacctgatagaaggggcttgataataatctgttgggctttaggccttgtaagttaagaggcccagacctatctatctgtttacatggggtacatcctaagggaggtgtgaacctcctaggggaagtcactctgttgactttcattacttagctggcctgggaggagaggtggccaggtaaaggcagggggcatctctaacaagaaatttacagttctgcctgcaatgttgctgaccctacttgaccataccctcagcggcagtggtcactttggaagctgggcagagtgaagggcatCTCAGCTTAGaggcaataagatctgtggctctgacctaggcaaccttcgactccagggcaggtccatttccagtgatccaactcttggcagagctgccagggctcttcacaagctgacttctgctgaagcccaggcttaccacattgaaagccactgcagtggactggcctgttgggtctgcttgagggcagatcactatacagatcagccattaataggcctgccacccattgtttctgatgcctagctttgttttcctcctgggttttgttaaagcagaccagaggatgcaagtcaagggagtgcccatatcccatctctaatctttggtggcctgaactacaagtctatagtcacaggcatgttctgtagtagtttttctaaggtagacaatgcccatgaggaaaattatattctcactttaaaactttctttccctttggtctgaaagggaagttttttctgcttactgtatacttcgctgatggcgaagtaaatctagctatgaaattattatttaagctcttattttggctatgctattacggaaaaatgctagccatctcttttataaggtctaaagattaaattgtgtgtcctacagattcctttatcataaatttaatttcctaccttgaagagaatagagaaatgaaagaacaagttgggcttagaatagagaaatgagggagcaagtcctagatcgcttgctgacaatagcaatatcacatgaatacttagcaaaccgtttcaaccattagataacaacttataaaaacatttaccagaaggtccaatgccttctataaattttaagaatcatgtatttgaaaacatctcttaaatatctaacatggtgtagtttttttaaccagtaaacttaagcacaaccatataaaatgtttttagtttctttctaccaactagtataaaacatatgattcaGAGATTCTGGTCAAACAGTGGCCACACAGTGGTGACACACAGTGCACCtcccacggcggccattggagggtgaaccaacagcaaaaggaagccctttctctctgtctctttctctcactgttcactctgcctgtcaaaaaaaaagaaagaaaagaaaagcataggtagagaagtagagccagagagagagagagagagtcttccatccattggttcactccccaaatgaccacaatggccagagctgagctgatccaaagcaaggagccaggagcttcttccagatcccccacatgggtgcaagggcccaagggcttgggccatcttctgctgcttttccaggccatagcagagagctgaatcagatgtggagcagcttggactagaacggttgcccatatgggatgccagtgcttcaggttagggctttaacccaccacaccacagcactggcctgctttaacccaccacaccacagcactggcctgagaacaagttttatggGTACTTAAatctatttggaaaataatttttatgagttTCTTTGCATAAGATCCTAGCAGTCTATGGTTTTGTCTTCTTTCAGAACTTACTATGCAAGCACTAAATGTgatgtgttaaaataattttaatccacACAACAAAATTAGGTGAAGTAATATATTATACATCTTATAAAGTAGGGCTGATTACTTGCCTAaaccaaaaatgttaaaaaggtaAAATGCTAcattgtgggaatgtaaatcaaGGGTAAGTTTCACACAGTGGTATAAGATACCACTTAAAATGCACACATTGGTACTGGAGTGCTGATTGCAGTCCTGGCACCTCTAcccccaacccagctccctgttaaacaATACAGAAAATCACAGGAGCCATCCAAGAAGGAAGTATAACTCGGGGAACTCCAACCAGCAAAGTCTCAGTGGAGAGCATCTCATCCCTGCGGGGCTCCATCACTCAGGGTAccctggctctgtcccaggcTGGCATACCAACCGAGGCGCTGGTGAATGGATCCATTTCTCGAATGCCCATTGCAGAGAGCAGTcctgagaaaggcagagaagaagcTGCATCCAAAGGCCATGTTATTTATGAAGGCAAAAGTGGACATATCTTATCCTATGATAATATTAAGAATGCCCGAGAGGGGACTAGGAGTCCAAGAACAGCTCATGAAATCAGTTTAAAAAGAAGCtatgaatcagtggaaggaaataTAAAGCAAGGAATGTCAATGAGGGAGTCTCCTGTATCAGCACCATTAGAGGGGCTGATATGCCGAGCATTACCCAGAGGGAGCCCTCATTCTGACCTCAAAGAAAGGACTGTGCTGTCTGGCTCCATAATGCAAGGCACACCAAGAGCAACAACTGAAGGCTTTGAAGATGGCCTTAAATATCCCAAACAAATTAAAAGGGAAAGTCCTCCCATAAGAGCATTTGAAGGAGCCATTACCAAAGGCAAACCGTATGATGGCATCACCACCATCAAGGAGATGGGGCGTTCCATTCACAGATCCCACGGCAAGATATTTTAACTCAGGAGAGCCGGAAGACTCCAGAAGTAGTCCAGAGCACGAGGCCCATAATTGAAGGTTCCATTTCCCAGGGCACACCAATAAAGTTTGACAGCAACTCAGGTCAATCTGCCATCAAACACAATGTCAAATCTTTGATCACGGGGCCTAGTAAACTACCCCGCGGAATGCCTCCGTTGGAGATTGTGCCAGAGAACATAAAAGTGGTGGAACAGGCAAAATACGAAGACGTAAAGACAGGCGAGCCAGTGCGTTCCCGGCACACATCCGTGGTGAGCTCGGGCCCCTCCGTTCTCAGGTCCACACTTCACGAAGCTCCCAAAGCACAGCTGAGCCCGGGCATTTATGACGACACCAGTGCTCGGAGGACTCCCGTGAGTTACCAGAACACCATGTCCAGAGGCTCACCCATGATGAGCAGAGCTTCTGATGTTACAATTTCTTCTAGCAAGTCTACCAATCATGAAAGGAAACCCACACTGACCCCTACCCAAAGGGAAAGTATACCAGCGAAGTCTCCAGTGCCTGGGGTGGACCCTGTTGTGAGCCAGAGCCCATTTGACCCCCATCACAGGGGCAGCACGGCAGGAGAGATCTACCGGAGCCATCTGCCCACGCATTTGGATCCAGCCATGCCATTTCACAGGGCTCTGGaccctgcagctgctgcttaCCTGTTTCAGAGACAGCTTTCACCAACTCCAGGCTACCCAAGTCAGTATCAGCTGTATGCAATGGAGAATACAAGACAGACAATCTTAAATGATTACATTACCTCACAGCAGATGCAGGTGAACTTGCGCCCTGATGTAGCCAGAGGACTCTCCCCAAGAGAACAgccactgggtctcccataccCACCAACAAGAGGAATCATTGACCTGACCAATATGCCTCCAGCAATTTTAGTGCCTCACCCCGGGGGAACAAGCACTCCTCCCATGGACAGAATCACATATATTCCTGGTACACAGATTACTTTCCCTCCCAGGCCGTACAACCCTGCGTCTATGTCTCCTGGACACCCTACACACCTTGCTGCAGCCGCAAGTGCTGAGCGGGAGCGGgaacgagagcgagagagggagagggagagagagagggagagggagaaagggcggGAACGGGAACAAGAGCAGGAGCGCATCACCGCAGCCTCCTCCGACCTCTACCTGCGACCAGGCTCAGAGCAGCCCGGCCGGCCTGGCAGTCACGGATACACTCGCTCCCCGTCCCTGTCAGTAAGAGCTCAGGAGACCATGTTGCAGCAGAGACCCAGTGTTTtccagtgaaccaatggaaccagCGTAATCACACCTTTGGACCCAACTGCTCAGCTACGAATCATGCCACTGCCCGCTGGGGGCCCTTCCATAAGCCAAGGCCTGCCAGCCTCCCGCTACAACACTGCTGCAGACGCCCTGGCTGCTCTTGTGGATGCTGCAGCTTCTGCACCCCAGATGGATGTGTCCAAAACAAAAGAGAGCAAGCATGAAGCTGCCAGGTTAGAAGACAATTTGAGAAGCAGGTCAGCAGCAGTTAGTGAGCAGCAGCAGCTAGAGCAGAAAAGCCTGGAGGTGGAGAAGAGATCTGTTCAGTGTCTGTACACTTCTTCAGCCTTTCCAAGTGGCAAGCCCCAGCCTCACTCTTCAGTAGTTTATTCTGAGGCTGGGAAAGATAAAGGGCCTCCTCCAAAGTCCAGATATGAGGAAGAGCTCAGGACCAGAGGGAAGACCACCATTTCTGCAGCTAACTTCATAGACATGATCATCACCTGGCAAATT contains:
- the LOC133754087 gene encoding LOW QUALITY PROTEIN: nuclear receptor corepressor 1-like (The sequence of the model RefSeq protein was modified relative to this genomic sequence to represent the inferred CDS: inserted 4 bases in 3 codons; substituted 4 bases at 4 genomic stop codons); translated protein: MTMKDKKITGAIQEGSITRGTPTSKVSVESISSLRGSITQGTLALSQAGIPTEALVNGSISRMPIAESSPEKGREEAASKGHVIYEGKSGHILSYDNIKNAREGTRSPRTAHEISLKRSYESVEGNIKQGMSMRESPVSAPLEGLICRALPRGSPHSDLKERTVLSGSIMQGTPRATTEGFEDGLKYPKQIKRESPPIRAFEGAITKGKPYDGITTIKEMGRSIHXIPRQDILTQESRKTPEVVQSTRPIIEGSISQGTPIKFDSNSGQSAIKHNVKSLITGPSKLPRGMPPLEIVPENIKVVEQAKYEDVKTGEPVRSRHTSVVSSGPSVLRSTLHEAPKAQLSPGIYDDTSARRTPVSYQNTMSRGSPMMSRASDVTISSSKSTNHERKPTLTPTQRESIPAKSPVPGVDPVVSQSPFDPHHRGSTAGEIYRSHLPTHLDPAMPFHRALDPAAAAYLFQRQLSPTPGYPSQYQLYAMENTRQTILNDYITSQQMQVNLRPDVARGLSPREQPLGLPYPPTRGIIDLTNMPPAILVPHPGGTSTPPMDRITYIPGTQITFPPRPYNPASMSPGHPTHLAAAASAEREREREREREREREREREKGREREQEQERITAASSDLYLRPGSEQPGRPGSHGYTRSPSLSVRAQETMLQQRPSVFQXTNGTSVITPLDPTAQLRIMPLPAGGPSISQGLPASRYNTAADALAALVDAAASAPQMDVSKTKESKHEAARLEDNLRSRSAAVSEQQQLEQKSLEVEKRSVQCLYTSSAFPSGKPQPHSSVVYSEAGKDKGPPPKSRYEEELRTRGKTTISAANFIDMIITWQIASDKDARERGSQGSDSSSSLSSHRYETTSNAIEVISPASSPAPPQEKLQAYQPEIVKANQAKNDPGRQYEGPLHHYXPQQESPSPQQQLPTSSQXEGMGQEPRTHRLITLADHICQIITQDFARNQVPSQTPPQPPTSTFQNSPSALVSTPVKTKTSSHYSPESQSQSVHHQRPGSRISPENLVDKSRGSRPGKSPERSHVSSEPYXPISPPQVPVVHXKQESMLLLSQRGAEPSEQRSDSCSPGSISYLPSFFTKLENTSPMVKSKKQEIFRKLNSSGGGHSDMAAAQPGTEIFXPAVTTSGSVSSRGHSFADPASNLGLEDIIRKALMGSFDDKVEEHGVVLLQTVGVVPGGASTSVVTSSEMRREEGDPSPHSGGICKPKLISKSNSRKSKSPIPGQAYLGSEWPSSVSSVHSEGDYHRQTPGWAWEDRPSSTGSTQFPYNPLTLRMLSSTPPTPIPCAPSAGNQAAPHQQNRIWEREPAPLLSAQYETLSDSDD